In Opitutaceae bacterium TAV5, one genomic interval encodes:
- a CDS encoding multidrug ABC transporter ATP-binding protein — protein sequence MKANDPQRQPSAEDRMPPMPGRRGGPGAGFQAPVERARNATGTVLRLWGYLRRERLALILTGLLVAGSVAFDLAGPLLLGRVIDRHIVPRELDGLARTLGLMLLVYALSAASGFLQAWIMAGASQRTLRALRIDLFDRLQRLPLRFFDRRAHGELMARVTNDVESINQVLGNSVTQLVSGALSTVGVAVAMVLINPWLALASVFFISLFTVTANRWLGARIRARYRVQQAALGRLYGFIEESVGGRKLVKACGQEAAIVARFDDINQASLRAGVQAQTFSGVTGPLMNMGNNLGLAIVAVLGGFMAIRGLATVGTIATFINYTRQFGRPLNEIANLYNQIQSAMAGAERVFEIIDEPPEADTPGAQPLGPVRGDIVFEDVHFSYREGVPVLKAINLHARPGQTIALIGPTGAGKTTIINLLTRFYEIDRGRVLLDGRDLRDIAKDDLRRHLGIVLQDTFLFSGTVRDNIRYGRLDATDAEVEEAARLANADPYIRRLPQGYDTFLTSGGGGSLSHGQRQMLSIARAILADPSILILDEATSSVDTRTEKHIQEAMARLMHNRTSFVIAHRLSTIRNADQIIVINHGEIQERGTHAGLLAQQGFYWRLSGSPEPSAAVDRSTAAG from the coding sequence ATGAAGGCGAATGACCCGCAACGCCAGCCCTCCGCCGAGGACCGGATGCCGCCCATGCCGGGACGGCGCGGCGGTCCCGGAGCCGGCTTCCAGGCGCCCGTGGAACGCGCCAGGAACGCGACCGGCACCGTCCTGCGCCTCTGGGGTTATCTCCGCCGCGAACGGCTCGCCCTGATCCTCACCGGCCTGCTGGTCGCCGGCTCCGTGGCGTTCGACCTCGCCGGCCCCCTCCTGCTCGGCCGCGTCATCGACCGCCACATCGTCCCCCGCGAACTCGACGGCCTCGCCCGCACCCTCGGCCTCATGCTGCTGGTCTATGCGCTCTCGGCCGCGTCCGGCTTCCTCCAGGCCTGGATCATGGCCGGCGCCTCCCAGCGCACCCTGCGCGCCCTGCGCATCGATCTCTTCGACCGGCTGCAACGCCTGCCGCTGCGCTTCTTCGACCGCCGCGCCCACGGCGAACTGATGGCCCGCGTCACCAACGACGTGGAAAGCATCAACCAGGTGCTCGGCAACAGCGTGACGCAGCTCGTCTCGGGCGCGCTCAGCACGGTCGGCGTCGCCGTGGCCATGGTTCTGATCAATCCCTGGCTGGCCCTGGCGAGCGTGTTTTTCATCTCGCTCTTCACCGTGACCGCCAACCGCTGGCTCGGCGCGCGCATCCGCGCCCGCTACCGCGTGCAGCAGGCCGCCCTCGGCCGCCTCTACGGCTTCATCGAGGAAAGCGTCGGCGGCCGCAAACTCGTCAAGGCCTGCGGGCAGGAGGCCGCCATCGTCGCCCGCTTCGACGACATCAACCAGGCCAGCCTCCGCGCCGGCGTGCAGGCGCAGACCTTCAGCGGCGTGACCGGCCCGCTGATGAACATGGGCAACAACCTCGGCCTCGCGATCGTCGCCGTGCTCGGCGGCTTCATGGCCATCCGCGGCCTGGCGACCGTCGGCACCATCGCCACCTTCATCAACTACACGCGCCAGTTCGGCCGTCCCCTCAACGAAATCGCCAACCTCTACAACCAGATCCAGTCCGCCATGGCCGGGGCCGAACGCGTTTTCGAGATCATCGACGAGCCGCCCGAGGCGGACACCCCCGGAGCGCAACCGCTCGGCCCGGTCCGTGGCGACATCGTTTTCGAGGACGTGCATTTCTCCTACCGCGAGGGCGTCCCCGTCCTCAAGGCCATCAACCTCCACGCCCGCCCCGGCCAGACCATCGCGCTGATCGGCCCCACCGGCGCCGGCAAAACGACGATCATCAATCTCCTCACCCGCTTTTACGAAATCGACCGCGGCCGCGTCCTCCTCGACGGCCGGGACCTGCGCGACATCGCCAAGGACGACCTCCGCCGCCACCTCGGTATCGTGTTGCAGGATACGTTTCTCTTTTCCGGCACGGTCCGCGACAACATCCGCTACGGCCGGCTCGATGCGACCGACGCCGAGGTCGAGGAGGCGGCGCGCCTGGCCAACGCCGATCCCTACATCCGCCGCCTGCCGCAAGGCTACGACACCTTCTTGACGAGCGGCGGGGGCGGCAGCCTCAGCCACGGCCAGCGACAGATGCTCTCCATCGCCCGCGCCATCCTGGCCGATCCGTCGATCCTGATTCTGGACGAGGCGACCAGCAGCGTGGACACGCGCACCGAGAAACACATCCAGGAGGCGATGGCGCGGCTGATGCACAACCGGACGAGTTTCGTCATCGCGCACCGCCTGAGCACCATCCGTAACGCCGACCAGATCATCGTGATCAACCACGGCGAAATCCAGGAACGCGGCACCCACGCCGGGCTGCTCGCGCAACAGGGCTTCTA
- a CDS encoding ABC transporter has protein sequence MRALRQLLPCLRGHWLPILIAPLLMTGEVVLDLLQPRFVQHIIDQGIGQSDLATVTHTAFFMLAAAVGGLVCGGGCGFFAVRAGLGFGASLRRSVFHKVQSLSFADLDRLETGPLITRLTSDVNQVQDMAVMLLRGMVRTPLLLVGSIVMAVLTSPRLSLLFLVIIPILVTALVIISRKTFPLYRQVQQGLDDVNTVLQENLAGSRVVKAFARAGHESERFARVNHTLVRRTVEAIRTGARLQPFMMLTLNVGIVAVLWAGAHRVRTGDLQVGEIVAFINYLMHALMSLAFFSFMVVQMSRAHASVRRIAEILEARPSLKPASASPSRALPPRVEGRVAFENVSFSYAGEGGNPVLKNISFTAGPGQTVAILGATGSGKSTLAHLIPRFYDATEGRVTLDGVDVRNIPEADLHRHVGIALQEPVLFGSTVGENIAFARPDAPPELVADAARTAQADTFISHMPEGYATAVGQRGVTLSGGQKQRLGIARALLPRPAVLILDDSTSAVDLRTESLIRDALSAQDFCQTRIIIAQRISTVVDADRILVLDEGQLVAAGTHATLLETSPVYREIYQSQIEKGATPHEGE, from the coding sequence ATGCGCGCCTTGCGTCAGCTCCTTCCCTGCCTTCGCGGCCACTGGCTCCCCATCCTCATCGCGCCTCTGCTCATGACGGGGGAAGTCGTGCTCGATCTTTTGCAGCCGCGTTTCGTGCAGCACATCATCGACCAGGGTATCGGCCAGTCCGACCTGGCGACGGTCACTCACACGGCGTTTTTCATGCTGGCCGCCGCCGTCGGCGGCCTGGTCTGCGGCGGCGGTTGCGGTTTTTTTGCCGTGCGCGCGGGCCTCGGTTTTGGCGCCAGCCTGCGCCGGTCGGTGTTTCACAAGGTCCAGTCCCTCTCCTTCGCCGATCTCGACCGGCTCGAAACCGGCCCTCTCATCACGCGCCTGACCAGCGACGTCAACCAGGTGCAGGACATGGCCGTCATGCTCCTGCGCGGCATGGTGCGCACGCCGCTCCTGCTCGTCGGGAGCATCGTCATGGCGGTGCTCACGAGTCCGCGGCTCAGTCTGCTGTTTCTTGTCATCATCCCCATCCTGGTGACGGCGCTCGTCATCATCTCCCGCAAAACCTTTCCGCTCTACCGCCAGGTGCAGCAAGGGCTCGACGACGTGAACACCGTCCTTCAGGAAAACCTCGCCGGCAGCCGCGTCGTCAAGGCCTTCGCGCGCGCCGGCCACGAGTCGGAACGCTTCGCCCGGGTCAACCACACGCTGGTGCGCCGCACGGTCGAGGCCATCCGCACCGGCGCCCGGCTCCAGCCCTTCATGATGCTCACGCTCAATGTCGGCATCGTGGCCGTGCTCTGGGCCGGCGCCCACCGCGTCCGGACCGGCGACCTGCAGGTGGGCGAGATCGTGGCCTTTATCAACTACCTCATGCACGCCCTCATGTCGCTGGCCTTTTTCAGCTTCATGGTCGTCCAGATGTCCCGCGCGCATGCGTCGGTCCGGCGCATCGCCGAAATCCTCGAAGCCAGGCCGAGCCTGAAACCCGCTTCCGCCTCGCCGTCGCGCGCGCTTCCTCCTCGCGTCGAGGGGCGCGTCGCCTTCGAAAACGTGAGCTTCAGCTACGCCGGCGAAGGAGGGAATCCGGTCCTGAAAAACATCAGCTTCACCGCCGGGCCCGGCCAGACGGTCGCCATCCTCGGCGCCACCGGCTCGGGCAAGTCCACCCTCGCGCACCTCATCCCGCGTTTTTACGACGCGACCGAAGGCCGCGTCACGCTCGACGGCGTGGACGTGCGCAACATCCCCGAGGCCGACCTCCACCGCCACGTCGGCATTGCCCTGCAGGAGCCGGTCCTCTTCGGCTCCACCGTGGGGGAAAACATCGCCTTCGCCCGGCCCGACGCCCCGCCCGAACTCGTCGCCGACGCCGCCCGCACCGCGCAGGCCGACACCTTCATTTCCCACATGCCGGAGGGCTACGCCACCGCCGTCGGCCAGCGCGGCGTCACCCTTTCCGGCGGACAGAAACAGCGCCTCGGCATCGCCCGTGCCCTCCTGCCTCGCCCCGCCGTGCTGATCCTCGACGACAGCACCAGCGCCGTTGACCTGCGCACGGAGTCGCTCATCCGCGACGCCCTCTCCGCGCAGGACTTTTGCCAGACGCGCATCATCATCGCCCAGCGCATCAGCACAGTCGTCGACGCCGACCGGATCCTCGTGCTCGACGAAGGCCAGCTCGTCGCCGCGGGCACGCACGCCACCCTGCTCGAAACCAGCCCCGTTTACCGGGAGATTTACCAGTCGCAGATCGAGAAAGGAGCCACGCCGCATGAAGGCGAATGA